The Buchnera aphidicola (Mindarus japonicus) genomic interval TCTATTGTCGGATTTTCTAAACCCTTAATTGAATTAAGATAAGCATGATTTAATTGAAATTTAATAGGTTGAAAAGCATTATCTACTTCTTTGAAATCTATTATAAAACCAGTATCATCATCAATTTCACCTTTTATATTTACACGAACTAAAAAAGAATGTCCGTGTAACTTATAACATTTGTGTTCTTTTGTAACATAAGGTAATTTATGAGCTGCTTCAAACCTAAAATCTTTAAATAAAATAAGACTCATTTTATTTTTTTCCTTAAAAATTAATATTTTAAATAAGTATAGTTTTATATATTTAAATTAATTTAAATTATTTTTTTTTAAATAACTACTTAACTTGTTAATATTTTTATATTTTCAACTTTACTTAAAATTATTTTTTACTCTTAATTTTATTATTTTCAATTTCAAAATAATTAGTTAATTCTCTATTTTCTTTAACTAAAAAAAATTTTTAAAAAAATTAAAAAATTAACTTCTCTTATATTTACTTTTTTGCTTTACATATATTAATATAATTTATATATTTTTTTAAAATGAAATATTTTTTTTATATATTAAAAAAATTATTTTTTTTTATTTTTCTAAAAAATTTTACTTTCAATGATTCTAAATATTTTTTTTAATATAAATTTCAAAGAATTTTCTCCATTAATGTGAATATCTGGACACGTTGGGATCTCATAAACTGAATCAAATCCTGTAAAATTATCAATCTTTTTTAAAATATTTTGCTTATATAACCCTTTAGGATCTCTAGACCTACAAATTTCTAAAGAAGTATCTATAAAGATTTCTACATAATTTTTTTCTCCAATAATATTTCGAATTAAGAACCTATCTTTTTTATAAGGAGTAATAAGAGCACAAAGCACCACTATTCCTGCGTCAATCATTAATTTAGCCACTTCTGCAACTCTACGAACATTTTCCTTTCTATCTATTGAAGTAAAAGAAAGGTCTTTGCATAATCCTAATCGAACATTATCTCCATCTAATAAATAAGTCCTAATTCCTTTTTTATATAAAATATTTTCTAAATTTCCAGCAATTGTAGATTTTCCTGATCCTGATAATCCTGTAAACCATAAAACTATTGATTTATGTTTATTAAAAAATTCTCTTTTTTCTCTATTAATAATATGTTTATGCCAAATAATGTTTTTTTGATTCATATGTTTTTATAATTCTTATAAAATAACTAGGAAATATTTTTTATTCCCCAATGTGGAAAATATTTGGATATTAATGAACGAAATTCACACTCAAAATTATTACTTAAAACATTTTCTTTTAAAGATTTTTTTTCTTTTTGAAATTCTTTAAACATTCCGCCTGCAATAGTATTGTTATTAAACAAATCTATAAAGATCATACTACCCATAACTTTATTCTTTTTAAAATTGTCAAAGAAAATAGGCTCATCTAACATAACTTCTATTAATCCTATTTCATTTAACATCAATTTATCCGATTTATTTTTCTTTAATGATTTTATATCTATTTTATAAATAATTTTTTTTATAAATGCTCTTGTTTTTTTTGTTGCAGTTTTTATATTATATATGTTTCCAGAAATTATTGGATTTTTAGACATAGATATAATCTTAACAAAAATACTTTGCTTAGGTTCTATCATTGAAGATGAATCAACAAACAAATCTCCTCTACTAACATCAATCTTTTCTTTTAGTAAAATAGTTACACATTGACCAGTATTCGCTTTAATCAAATTTTTTTCATATGTTACTATTTTTTCAACTGTAACAAAAGCAGCAGATGGTAAAACTTTTATTCTTTGTCCCACGGATATACAACCTGATACTATTGTACCAGAATAACCTCTAAAATTTGCGTTAGCACGATTAACGTATTGAATAGGAAATCTTAAATTTTCTTCTTTATATTCTTTTTTGATTATTTTAATTGTTTCTAATAAATTTAACAATGAAGGTCCTTCATACCATTTAATTAACAATTTATTATTAACTATATTTACCCCTAATAATGCTGATATTGGAACAAAAAATACATTTAACTTTATTGAAAATCTTTCTAGAAAAAATAAAAAATCTTTTTTAATTTTTTCAAAAACATCTTTTTTATAATGCACTAAATCCATTTTATTAACTGTAATAATTAAGTATTTTATTCCAAAAATAAAACTAATAAAAACATGTCTATAAGTTTGTTCTGAAAGACCTATTTGAGCATCTATAAGAATAATTGATAAGTCACATTTAGACGCTCCAGTTGCCATATTACATGTGTACTCTTCATGACCAGGCGTATCTGCCATAATAAACTTTCTTTTCTTAGTAGAAAAATATCTATAAGCTACATCAATCGTAATTCCTTGTTCTCTTTCAGATTGCAGTCCATCAACCAATAATGCAAAATCTAAATTATTACCTTGAGTTCCATGTTTTTTACTATCTTTTAATAAAAGCTCTAATTGATCATCATAAATCTGATTAGTATCATATAATAATCGACCTATTAAAGTGCTTTTTCCATCATCTACACTACCACATGTTAGAAATCGAAAAATATCTTTATTTTTATTACAAGAAAACCACTTTTTTTCTGTAAACAAACCTTTATTATTAATATTTATTTCTTTTTTCATTTTATTACCCAACTAAAAATAACCTTGTCGTTTTTTTAATTCCATAGAACTTGATCGATCATGGTCTATTAATCTTCCAGTTCTTTCGCTAGTTTTAACTACTATCATTTCGTTAATAATATCAAATACATTTTTTGCGTTAGATTTTATAGCAGACGTAAAAGGCCAACATCCTAAAGTTCTAAACCTAACATTTTCAAATGTTATTTTTTCAGTAGATTGAATTTTTAATCTATCATCTTCAACCATAAGTAGTTTTCCATTTCTATTTAAAATAGGTCTTTTTTTAGAAAAATATAATGGAACAACTTTTATTTCTTCTAAAAAAATATATTCCCAAACATCTAATTCAGTCCAATTAGATAAAGGAAATATCCTCATGCTTTCTAACACATTGATTTGTCCATTATAGATATTCCATAACTCAGGTCTCTGTTTTTTAGGATCCCATTGATGTAATTGATCTCTAAAAGAATAAACTCTTTCCTTAGATCTCGACCTTTCCTCATCTCTTCTCGCTCCTCCAAAAGCAGCATCTACATTATACTTTTTCATAGCTTTTTTTAATGCTTCAGTTTTCATAATATTAGTAAACTTATCACTACCATGAACAAAAGGATCAATTTTTAATTTTTCTCCTTCTGAATTAGTATAAACAATTAATTCTGCATTTGTTTCTTTAACAATCTGATCTCTAAATTCATACATTTCTTTAAACTTCCATCCAGTATCTACATGTAATAATGGAAAAGGAATTTTACCTGGATAAAAAGCTTTTTTTGCTAAGTGTAGCATAACAGAGGAATCTTTTCCTATCGAGTATAACATTACTGGATTTTCAAATTCTGAAAATGCTTCTCGAATAATAAAAATACTTTCAGCTTCTAATTGAGATAAATAAGAAAATAGATTTTTTTTCATTTTCTCCCCAAATTTAATTAAGTTTAAGATCTATTAATCTAATTGATATCTTTTTTAAACCAAGATAATTTTTTTGACAATGAAACCACTTTTCCAAGAATTAATAATGTAGGCCGTTTCATTAAACATGATAATTTTTTAAGATTTATAAAAGTATCTATAATAGTTTTTTGCTTTAATGTAGTTCCTTTTTCAATTAAAGCCATAGGCATATCCAAAGGATATTTATTAACTCTTAATTTATCAAATATATACGAAGATTGTAATTTAGCCATATAAATAACTAAAGTGTAATTTTTACATTTTGATATAAAAGACCAATCTTGACTTTCTTTTTCTTGGTTACATCCAGTAATAAATATTATTCCACTTGAATAATTTCGATGTGTTAATGGAATTCCTGAATAAGCAGCAACTCCAATTGCTGAAGTAATACCAGGAACAACTTGAAAATTAATTTTAAATTTTTTAGCTTCTTCTAATTCTTCCCCACCTCTTCCAAAAATAAAAGGATCGCCACCTTTTAAACGAACAACTTTGTTTCCATTTTTAGCCATAGTAATTAACATTGAATTAACATTTTTTTGACTAATACATGGTTTATTGGCTATCTTTCCTACATAAATTTTTTTAGCATCTTTTCGAATTAGCGATAAAATATCAGAACTTACTAAGTTATCATATAAAACAACATCAGCTTGTTGTATAACTTGTAAACCTCTCAAAGTTAACAAACCACTGTCGCCTGGTCCCGCTCCTACTAAAAAAATTTCTCCTTTAAATGAAGTTTTTTGTTTTATTTCATTATTTAATATTTTAATAGCTTGTTTTAAATTTCCATTTAAAACATGACTAATAAATATTCCATTAAAAATTTTTTCCCAAAAATAACGTCGATGCGTATTTTTTTTAAATTTTAATTTAACATGACTTCTCCATTTTTCAGCTAGTAAAGCTGATTTCCCTAAATTTATTGGAAGAATTGATTCTATTCGTTCTTTAATAATTCTAGTTAATACTGGTGCAGTTCCACCAGAAGAAACTGCTATTGTTATTGGAAATCGATCTACTATAGAAGGAAAAATAAAAGAACATTTTGAACGATCATCGATAACATTGATTAATATCCTTTTCTGTTTTGATTTTTTATAAATATAAGTATTTAATATATTATCGTTTGTCGCGACAATAACTAAAAATACTTCGTTTAACTGATTTTCAAAAAATTCAGTATCCACCCAATTAATTTTTCTTTTTTTATATATTTCAATTAATTCCGAAGAAATATTTCTAGAAACAACCATTATAATTGAATTCATATTAAGTAGAAAAAAAATTTTTCTAACAGCAATTTTTCCAGCACCTACAAATAATACTTTTTTGTTTTTTAAATTAATAAAACAAGGGAAATAATTCACATGCTCCTCAAATAAATACAAATAAACGTTTTTTATGCTCTTTTAAATTGAATTAAAAAAATAATCAAATTACTTTATATGATGTAAACCGCATTCTCTTTTTAAACCAAAAAACCTTGTTTTTTCTTTTACCATTCCTTTTACATATTTACTTGTCGTATGTACATCTCCAATAGAAACATATCCTTTTTTAAATAAAGGATGATACGGCAAATTATGATCTTTAATATAGTCAAAAACCTTTTTATCAGACCAGTCTAAAATTGGAAAAAATTTAAAAAAATTTTTCTTTATTTCTAAATAATTTAAATTTACTCTACTATTTGCTTGAACTCTTCTTAAACCAGCTATCCAAGTTTGGACCGATAGATCTTTTAAAGCATGTTTCATAGGTTTTACTTTATTAATAAAATTATATTTATCAATTCCTTTAATTCCTTTTTCCCATAACTTTCCATAACGAACCTCCTGCCAAGCAGAAGATATTTCTGCAGAGTATACTTTTATATTTAAATTAAATTTTTCTGTTAAAAAATCAATGAATTTATAAGTCTCGACAAAAAAATATCCTGTATCTATTACAACAATAGGAATATCTGATTTTTGTTTAGTAATAAGATGCAGCAAAACTACTGAATGTAAACCAAAACTTGATGACAACACTATTTCATGAGGTAAGTTATTTAGCGCCCATACAATTCTTTTTTTTGTAGATAGCTTATTTATAAAAAAATTATTCTTTTTCAAAAAATCAGCTTTTTGATCTGATGTCCAATGTTGAATTTCTGAAAAATCTATAATTGACATAATTAATAAGTTTCCTTTTATTTTTTCCAAAAATTATTTGGTAAATTTGAAACAGACTCAATTATTTTAACACGAACCAAGAAATCTCCAAAACATTCTTTAAAAAATCTTTCTATAGACCATCTATGAATCATAGGTTTAATGATTTCTATTATTTTAGATAAGCTATAATTTTCTCCATATAACCTAGGAATTCTAGTTCCTATTTTATTACCTCCAAGATATAAATTATATTTATTCATTGATTTTCCTATTAAACCTATTTCCGCTAATAAGGACCTGGCACAACCGTTTGGACATCCTGTAATTCGTAAAATAATACTTTCGTTTGTTAAATGATACTCTTCCATTATTTTATCTATTTCTTTAACAAACATAGTTAAAATTCTTTCAGCTTCAGCCATAGCTAGGGGACATGTGGGAAAAGAAACACATGCCATAGAATTTTTTTGTAATTCTGTAATATTGCTTATAACCATATATTTAAAAAGAATTTCTTCTATACTTTCTTTTTTATCACTTGAAATATTATAAATTATTATATTTTGATTTGCTGTAATTCGAAAATCTCCGTCGTGTATAAGTGCTATCTTATACAAACCAGATTTAATTTTTTTATAATCTTCAATTAAACGACCATTTTCAATATATAAAGTAAAACTCCATTTTCCGTTAATTCCTTTACTCCATCCAAATTTATCCCCTCTATTAATAAAAGTATAAGGATAAATAGTTTTAAATTTAGTTTTGGATCTAAATTCCACTTCATTTATAAATTTTTCTTTTCCAAATTTTTTTAATGTATAACGAGTTTTAGCATTTTTTCGATCATACCTATTACCCCAATCTCGTTGAACAGTAACTATAGCTTCAAGAACTTTTAATACATTTAATAAATTAACAAAACCAAATTCTACAGCTAAAGATGGCCAGGTATTACTATTATTATGCTCAATAGATAATCCACCTCCTACAAATACATTAAAACCAATTAACTTTTCTTCTTTTGAAATTGCTACAAGTGCTATATCATTAGCATGTAAATCAACATCATTGTTTGGTGGAATAGCAATAGCTATTTTAAATTTTCTAGGAAGATAGGTTTTTCCTAAAATAGGTTCTTTTTCATTTAATACTATCTTTTTTTTATCTAACCAAATTTCAGCATAAGCATTTGTTTTTGGTAAAAAATATTCAGAAATTTTTTTTGCCCATTCATAAGTAGATTTATGTAAATTAGAAGCCATTAAATCAGAAGAACATAAAACGTTTCTATTAACATCATTAGCGGTTGCAAATGAATCTAATCCTATTAAAGCTAACATTTTATGAACTTTCTTTAAATTTTTTTTTAAAATTCCATGAAATTGAAATGTTTGACGATTTGTTAATCTTATAGTTTTATATAAAGTATTTTCATTTGAAAATCGATCAATTTCTAGCCATTGATAAGGTTTAATTATACCACCAGGTATTCTACAACGTAACATCATAGCATGACGAGGTTCTAGTTTTTGTTCCATTCTTTCTTTTCGTAAATCTCTATCATCTTGCTGATACATTCCATGAAATCGAATTAATGAATAATTATCTCCAGTAAAACCATTTGTTAAGGTATTTTTCAGATCTTTTTTAATAGTCCCTCGTAAATAATTGCTGTTAGCTTTTATTTTTTCCGCTTCACTAAATAAACTTATAATTGAATTAATTTTATTTTTTTTCTGATTCATTAGTATACATCTCGCTGATATCGTTTTTTATTTCTTAAAGTAAATAAAAATTCCTCTGCTGATTTTTTATTCATATTTCCATATTGTTCAAAAATTGATAATAATGTTTGTTCAACTTCTTTAGCCATATTAAAAGCATCTCCACAAACATATATATACGCTCCTGACTTAATCCACTCCCAAACTGATAAACCATGTTCGCGTATTTTATGTTGTACATATATTTTTTCTTTTTGATCTCTAGACCAGGCCAAACTAACTTTAGTTAATAATTTATTTTTAAAATATCGTTGCCATTCTATTTGATACAAAAAATCTTCTGTAAAATATTGATTTCCAAAAAATAACCAATTTTTCCCTTTAGATTTAGTATTTTCTCTCTCTTGCATAAATGATCTATATGGAGCAATTCCTGTTCCAGCTGATATCATAATAATAGAGGTATCTGTATTGCTAGGTAATCGAAAGTTTTTATTTTCTTGAACAAAAATTGAAACTTTCTGTTCTTCTTTAAGTTCATTAATTAAATAATTTGATGCTCCTCCTTTATATATTCGATTATTAATCTGATATTTTAATAATCCAACTGTAATGTGAATTTCATCATTTATTTCTTTTTGAGAAGAAGATATAGAATATAATCTAGGTGTTAATGGTCTTAAAAACGAAATTAATTCATTTGCTGTCATTCTAGTAGGATTTTGATAAACCATTTCTAAAAAAGAAATATTTTGAGTATACTTTTTTATTTCAATTACATTTGAAAGAACGCTTTGTAATGCATTTGATTTTGCAAAATAATTATATGATTCTATAATTTTTTTCGTATTGATAGTAATTTCAAATTTTTCCCGAAGTAAATCAAAAATACTTTCTTTTTTATTTTTAAAAAAAACTTTTGTAGTTGATTCAATTTTTAATATTTTCAATAAATTTTTAATTGATATGCAATCATTCTTATACCAAACCCCCAAAACATCTCCGGGAGTATAAGTTATTTTTGAATCTTGCAAATCTATTTCAATATGATTAATAATCTTATTAGAATTTCTTCCTGTAATTCTTTTATTAGATAATATAACACCTGAGAATGGATTTTCTCTATCAAATATTTTTTCTATTTTTTTATTATCAATTTTTTCAAAATTTTGTTTTTCTTCATTATTTTTAATCGAGATAAAAAATTTATCTTTAATAATTTTAGATAATTTTACACTCCATTCTTTTATTAGTTCCATATATTCAACATCTGCATCAATTCGATTTAATAATTTTTTTCCTCCTAATTGTGAAATTCGATTATCAAAATCTTTTCCAGCTTTACAAAAAAAATCGTAGGAACTATCTCCTAACCCAAAAACTGAATAATTAACTAAATTCATATCAATATGTCTTTTTGAAAATAAAAATTTATATAACAATAAAGCTTCTTCTGGAGGTTCTCCTTCTCCATGAGTAGATATGATTAATATCAATAATTTTTCTTTATTTATATTTTTTATTTTGTAATCACAAACATTAATTAGTACTGAAGGCAATTCATATGAATCAAAGACTTCTTTAACGACTTTGGAAGCAATTTTAGCATTTCCTGTTTGAGAAGCACATAAAATAGTAATTGGATTATTATCTTTTTTTACAGGATTATTTAAATCTAAATTTTTATTTTTAGAAAGTTTTGACATTCCCCAAAAATAGCCCGAAAGCCATATTTTTTTTTCTTCCGACAAATTTTTACTTAAAGTATCTAAAGTTTTTTTTTCTGATTCATTTAATGGATGAAAAAAATTTAAATTATTTTGAGTTTCCATATATTAAAATATCCAAATATTATTTTTTATTTATTAACAGAAAAATTATTTTCTTAAAAACTTTCTCTTTATTTTATTTACTTTACTAAGTATAAAAGATAATAAATTATTATTTAAGTATTTTTTTAAAAACAATCTTAGTGTTATTTTTTTATTAAATTTAATTTCTTTTAATTTGATATTAGCTAAATCAATTACTTTCATTGGGAATCCAGAAAGAGCCGCTACTAGTATTCCATAGCTTTTATTTACAAATCCTTTTTCCAACTTATATAAAAAGGAAATTTTTCCATTATGTTCAATTGTTGATAAATAAACGTTTTTTACATTTTTATTCTTTTTTTCTAACTTTGTTAACTCAAAATAATGTGTAGAAAACAAAGTTATAGACTGTATATATTTAACTAAATACAGAGACACTGACCAAGCTAAAGCCAATCCATCATCAATAGATGTTCCTCTTCCTATTTCATCTATTAAAACCAAACTATTGGAACTAGCATTATTTAATATATTAGCAGTTTCAATCATTTCCACCATAAATGATGATTTTCCTCCTGACAAATCATCAGAAGAACCAATCCTAGTAAAAATTTGATCTATATTTCCAATGATAGCACTTTTTGCAGGAACGAAACTACCTATCCATGCCATAATTACAATTAATCCTATTTGTCTCATATATGTACTTTTTCCGCCCATATTTGGACCAGTAATGATTAACATCCTATTCTTTGATGACAAATCAACAGAATTAGAAACAAAAGAATGAGTTAATATTGATTCTATAACTGGATGACGACTATCATTTAAACGAATTTCTGTTTTATTTGTCAAATGTGGGCATATATATTTTAATTTTACAGCTCTTTCTGCTAAATTTGCTAAAACATCTAATTCAGCTATCGCTTTAGCACTAATTTTCAAAGAAGGTATATAAAATTCTAGTTTTTCTAATAACCTGTTATATAAATAATTTTCTAATTCTAAAACTTGAAACTTTGATGATATAACTTCTTTTTCAAAACTCTTTAATTCTAATGTTGTATATCGGTTATAAACCTTTAATGTTTGTATTTTTATATATTTTTTAGGTATTAATTTTTCATGCTTTTTATTTATTTGAATATAATACCCAATAATTCTATTAAAACCTATTTTTAAAGAATTTATTTTTAACGTTTTTTTTTCAAAAATTTCAAATTTTTGAATAACTGATAATGAATTACTTGAAATATTTCTTAAATAATCTAATTTTTTATTAACACCTTTTAAAATTACATTTCCATTTTTTATGGAAGTAGAAGAATTAGAATCAATGTAAGAATGTAATAAAAAAATAATTTCCTTATTATCACCTAATCGCTTAACAATACTTTTTATATTGTTTTCTTTAATTTCTAGTAATAATGTTTTAATTTTAACAAATTCTAGTAAAGTTAATTTTATTTTAATTAAATCTATCGGATTTGCTTTTAATGTAACTACTCGAGAACAAATTCTTTCTAAATCACTAACTTTTCTAAATATAGATTTTAACTCTACATATTTTTTTCGTAATTCTTTTATACTATTTTGTCTATTTTTAACAATTTTAATATCTCTAATAGGCGCGTGTATCCAACGTTTTAACATTCTTAAACCCATAGAAGTTACGCATTTATTCAAAACGAAAGACAAAGTATTTTTATAACCTCCTAATACATTTTTTGTTAATTCTAAATGAATTCTAGAAACTTTATCTAATAAAATGTACTTTTTTGGAAAATTTACTTTAATTGCCGAAATATTTTTTAATAAGATTTTTTGTACAGATTTAATATATTGTAATAAACAACCAGCAGCACCTAATCCTAAATGTTTTTTTTGTATTCCGAATCCTTCTAAATTTTGAGTATTAAAATGCAAAATAAGTTGTCGATAAGCACTTTCTATATCAAACTCAATGATGGATCGATATTCAATTAAACTATTACTAATTTTAATTTCGATAATATCTTTAAAATTATCGCTACATAATAATTCTATTGGATTAGTTCTATACAATTCAGACAAAAAAGATTCTAAATTTTCATGTTCTGAAACATAAAAATCTCCAGAGGAAACATTTATATACGAATATCCGAATTTATTTTCATTTTTAAAAACTGCAGCTAAAATATTATCCGTATCATTATTCAAAAAAAAATCTTCAATAACTGTTCCAGGAGTAATTACTTGAACTACCTCTCGATCAATTAATTTATTTTTCCCTATTAACGTATTTTTTTTTTGTTCACATACAGCAATAGATTTTCCTAAATTTAATAATTTTTTCCAATATCTTTGTGAAGTATGAACAGGTATACCAGCCATAGGAACCTTTTTTCCGGCCGAATACCCTCTATTTGT includes:
- the mutS gene encoding DNA mismatch repair protein MutS; the protein is MNNQIKKKIFPKDIFNKKDDTRRLHTPIIKQYLLIKRKFPNIILFFRMGDFYELFYEDAILVSDLLKIVLTNRGYSAGKKVPMAGIPVHTSQRYWKKLLNLGKSIAVCEQKKNTLIGKNKLIDREVVQVITPGTVIEDFFLNNDTDNILAAVFKNENKFGYSYINVSSGDFYVSEHENLESFLSELYRTNPIELLCSDNFKDIIEIKISNSLIEYRSIIEFDIESAYRQLILHFNTQNLEGFGIQKKHLGLGAAGCLLQYIKSVQKILLKNISAIKVNFPKKYILLDKVSRIHLELTKNVLGGYKNTLSFVLNKCVTSMGLRMLKRWIHAPIRDIKIVKNRQNSIKELRKKYVELKSIFRKVSDLERICSRVVTLKANPIDLIKIKLTLLEFVKIKTLLLEIKENNIKSIVKRLGDNKEIIFLLHSYIDSNSSTSIKNGNVILKGVNKKLDYLRNISSNSLSVIQKFEIFEKKTLKINSLKIGFNRIIGYYIQINKKHEKLIPKKYIKIQTLKVYNRYTTLELKSFEKEVISSKFQVLELENYLYNRLLEKLEFYIPSLKISAKAIAELDVLANLAERAVKLKYICPHLTNKTEIRLNDSRHPVIESILTHSFVSNSVDLSSKNRMLIITGPNMGGKSTYMRQIGLIVIMAWIGSFVPAKSAIIGNIDQIFTRIGSSDDLSGGKSSFMVEMIETANILNNASSNSLVLIDEIGRGTSIDDGLALAWSVSLYLVKYIQSITLFSTHYFELTKLEKKNKNVKNVYLSTIEHNGKISFLYKLEKGFVNKSYGILVAALSGFPMKVIDLANIKLKEIKFNKKITLRLFLKKYLNNNLLSFILSKVNKIKRKFLRK